From the Pseudomonadota bacterium genome, one window contains:
- a CDS encoding inorganic phosphate transporter, whose protein sequence is MFILIIILAVGFAVINGFNDAANAVATVIGTRVLSPLKAVLMAAVFNFIGAATGVAVAVTIGKGIVAPEYLSYGVIIAALITVILWGFTATYLGLPISISHAFVAGLIGAGIASASSVAIVWNTFIKVVSSVAIAPALGFAGGFALMVALLWILRRRAPLKVEGFFGKLQILSSAFMAYAHGKNDGQMPIGIMAMALAIHSGGEFHIPFWIIALSAISISFGTLFGGWRVIRTLGMKITALRPVQGFAAIGSAAAVVETASALGIPVSTTHCVSSAVMGVGATKRLSAVRWGVAGRIVTAWILTFPICGGLGWMFGKLLT, encoded by the coding sequence GTGTTTATACTAATAATTATTCTAGCCGTCGGTTTCGCTGTAATAAACGGCTTTAACGATGCCGCTAATGCGGTAGCTACAGTAATAGGCACGCGGGTGCTCTCTCCTCTCAAGGCTGTGTTGATGGCGGCTGTATTCAACTTCATTGGTGCGGCCACTGGAGTTGCGGTAGCGGTCACTATAGGCAAAGGAATAGTCGCCCCGGAATATTTAAGCTACGGAGTAATCATAGCCGCTTTGATAACGGTGATATTATGGGGATTCACGGCGACGTATCTCGGCCTCCCTATAAGCATCAGTCATGCGTTTGTTGCCGGATTAATAGGCGCAGGGATAGCCTCCGCGAGCAGCGTGGCGATTGTCTGGAATACTTTTATTAAAGTCGTATCGTCGGTTGCCATAGCTCCCGCGCTCGGATTCGCCGGCGGATTTGCTTTAATGGTAGCCTTGCTCTGGATACTTCGTCGAAGAGCGCCGCTAAAGGTGGAGGGATTTTTCGGTAAACTACAGATTCTCTCCTCCGCATTTATGGCGTATGCTCACGGCAAGAATGATGGGCAGATGCCTATAGGTATCATGGCAATGGCGCTGGCAATACATAGCGGAGGGGAATTCCATATACCTTTCTGGATAATAGCCCTGTCTGCTATCAGCATATCATTCGGCACATTATTCGGCGGCTGGCGTGTTATCCGGACTTTAGGGATGAAAATTACTGCACTAAGGCCGGTACAAGGATTCGCCGCTATAGGATCGGCGGCGGCTGTGGTCGAGACCGCCTCGGCGCTGGGGATACCGGTGAGCACTACGCATTGCGTGAGTTCGGCGGTGATGGGGGTCGGCGCTACAAAAAGGCTGTCTGCTGTGCGATGGGGTGTAGCAGGCAGGATAGTGACGGCGTGGATCCTCACTTTCCCTATATGCGGTGGACTAGGGTGGATGTTTGGCAAACTATTGACCTAG